Below is a window of Pseudodesulfovibrio sp. 5S69 DNA.
CGACGGGGTGCGGATCGTGGCCCCGCCCCTGTGGGTCCTGGTCACGGTGGAGGACGGCAGAATCGTGCCCTCGGCCTATGCCAGGGCGGCCAAGGACGCGGGATTGAAGATCATCACCTGGTCGCTGGAGCGCTCCGGACTCCTGGCCGACGGCGGGGGCTGGTACTACCAGTCCGTCAAGGACGCGGTCCGCAAGCCGGGCGACATGTTCACCCTGGTGGACGTCCTGGCGCAGCAGGTGGGCGTCATCGGCATCTTCAGCGACTGGCCCGGCACCGTGACCTACTACGCCAACTGCAAGGGCCTCTAGTCCCGCTGTCCGCGGAATCATCGGGGCCGGAGTCCGCTCCGGCCCCGTTTCCTTGCGGGCGGGAAAGCCTCCGTGAAATCGGGAGATTACGCAGCTCAATCGAATATATCTATATGAACGTCTGCTCAATAGACGGTATCAATTTGACAGAACGGTGACGCCGGTACCAGTGTGGCAGGGACCGGAAAAGGACAACCCATGAGAATCGATACCGTTTTTGAGCAGGGGACCGGCCTGCTGAACGAGGACTTCCTGGTCGTGGACAAGAACCTGTTCGGCGTGTTCGACGGGGCCACCAGCCTGTCCCCGGCCCGCTTCGGCCACGGCCTGACCGGGGGCTACCTGGCCTCGACCGTGGCCGGGAGCGCCTTCCGCGGGAGCGACCGGCCGCTCGGGGAGCTGGCGGACAGGGCCAACCGGGCGATCATGGAGGCCATGCTGAAGCACGGCGTGGACCTGGACGACCGGGCGAACCTGTGGTCCACCAGCGCGGCCGTGGTCCGGGTCCTGGAGGACCGTTTCGAGTGGGTCCAGATCGGCGACTGCCTGGTCATGACCCTGCTTGAGGACGGCTCCCACCGGGTGCACTGCGCCGAATTCAACCACGACCTCGAAACCCTGACCCTGTGGCGGGAGGCCTCCTGCGGGAGCGAGGGGGCGATCCTCGACGTCATGCACGAGCAGATCGTCAAGGTCCGCCGGGGCATGAACGTGACCTACGGCGTATTCAACGGGGAGCCCGCGGCCATGGATTTTTTGAACGCCGGATCCCTGCCCCTTGAAGGGGTCACGGACATCCTGCTCTTCACCGACGGCCTGTTCATCCCCAAGCGCGACCCCGGCGAGCGGGAGGACTTCCACCTGTTCGCCGAGCTGTTCCGCGCGGGCGGGCTCAGGGGGGTCCTGGACCACATCCGGAGCACGGAGGCGGAGGACGCGGCATGCACCCGCTATCCCCGGTTCAAGGTCCACGACGACGTAGCGGCCATTTCCATAGCGCTGTAGGCCCGGCGGAGCCCGCGGCGGAACCATACTGCAACCGATTTGGAGGAAAGCGATGAAACGGATTTTCTGTTTGCTGTCGAGCCTGGCGCTCGTGGTCCTGTGCGCCTCGGCCGCGTTGGCCGCAAAGCTCGAGGACAAGGTGGTCGTCTACTCGACCCACGGCGAGTCCCTGCTGGAAGCGGTGGCCGACGCCTTCGAGGCCAAGACCGGCGTGGCCGTGGAGTTCCTGAACCTCAAGGGCGAGCTGGCCGACCGGGTCCGCGCCGAAAAGGCCAACCCCCAGTCCGACGTCATGTACGGCGGCCCGTCCTCCGTCTACCAGGAGCTCCAGGCCGAAGACCTGTTCGAGCCCTTCACGCCCACATGGGCCGCCAAGGTCAACCCCCTGTTCAAGGACAAGGACGGCTACTGGATCGGGACCATCCAGACCCCGGTGCTGCTGTTCTACAACACCGAGATGCTCACCGCGGCCGAGGCCCCCAAGGACTGGAAGGACCTGGCCGCCCCCCGCTACAAGGGCATGCTCGTCTTCCGCAACGCCCTGTCTTCGTCCGCCCGGGCCACCTATTCCGCCCTGTTGCAGCAGTACGAAAAGAAGGGCGAGCTGGACAAGGGCTGGGCCTTCCTCAAGGCCGTGGACGCCAACACCAAGCGCTACTACGGCAGCGGCTCCCTCCTGTTCCAGGCCGTGGGCCGCAAGGAGGCCGCCATCAGCTTCTCGGTGCTCAACGACATCATCGACAACATGACCAAGAACAAGATGCCGCTCCAGTTCATCGACGCCACGAGCGGCTCCCCGGTCATCACCGACGGCATCGCCCTGATCCGGCACGCCAAGCACCCCGAAGCGGCCAAGGCCTTCGTGGAGTTCGCGGGCAGCGCCGAGGTCCAGGCCATGCTGGCCCGGAAATTCAACCGCATGCCGACCCTGCCCGACGCCCTGGCCGACGCTCCGGCGTGGATGGGCAAGGTCAAGTTCAAGGCCATGGACGTGAACTGGGGCGAACTGGCCTCCCGCCAGTCGGCCTGGATGCAGAAGTGGGACGCCGAGGTCAAGGACTCGGCCAAGGACAAGAAGTAGCCCCGCCATGGACGAAGTGGTCCTCAGGGGGGTGACCAGGACCTTCGGCTCGACCACGGCCTGCGCCGACGTGGACCTCTCCGTCGGGCGGGGCGAGCTGTTCACCTTTCTGGGCCCGTCCGGCTGCGGCAAGACGACCATTCTGCGCCTGATTGCGGGGTTTCTGACCCCGCAGTCGGGCGCCATCCTGCTCGGCGGCCGTGACATCACCGGCCTGCCGCCCGAGAAGCGGGAGGTGGGCATGGTCTTCCAGAACTACGCCCTGTTCCCGTACCTGACCGTGGCCCGCAACGTGGAGTACGGCCTGCGCGTGCGCCGCCGGACCAAGGCGGAGATACGCGCCACCGTGGCCCGCTACCTGGACATGGTCGGGCTGTCCGGCTTTGAGGAGCGGCGCATCGACGAGTTGTCCGGCGGCGAGCAGCAGCGGGTGGCCCTGGCCCGCTCCCTGGCCGTGGAGCCGCGCGTGCTCCTGCTCGACGAGCCGCTGTCCAACCTGGACGCCCGGCTGCGCGACCACACCCGCGAGGAACTCCGGAACCTCCAGCGCGAGCTGGGCATCACCACCATCTTTGTGACCCACGACCAGAACGAGGCCCTGACCCTGTCCGACCGCATCGCCGTGTTCGACCGCGGCCGGGTGGTCCAGACCGGCACCCCGGCCGAAATTTACGGCCGCCCTCGCAACGGCTTCGTGGCCGGGTTCGTGGGCGACACCAATCTCATCGAGGCGGCCTGGCGCGACGGCCTGGCCGTGACCCCGGACGGGCTGACCGTCCGGGCCGAGACCTCCGGGCCGGGGCGGTACGTGGCCGTCAGGCCCCAGGACGTGCGCCTGTCGCCGCCGGACACCCCCCCATCCCCGGGCGACGACAACGCGTTCGAGGGGCTGGTCACGGACGCGCAGCTCAACGGGGTGTGGATCGACTATCGGGTCCGGGTGGGCGACATGGTCTTGCGCGCCGCCGCCCTGAACACCCTGGCCGACGGCTTCGCGCCGCGTCCGGGCGACCGGGTGCGCGTGTCCTTCGCGGCCCGGTCGGCCATGGTCCTGGAGGAGTAGGGAGCCATGCGCGTGGACAGGCGGCGGCTCCCGCTCTGGCTGCTTACGGCGGCCCTGGTCTGGTTTCTGACGGGCTTCATCCTGCATCCGGCCCTGTCCACGCTGCTGGTCAGCCTGGCGCCCGGGGAGGGGGCGTCCGGCGGGGCGGGGCTGGCGCGCTACCTGGCCTTCTTCTCTTCCTCCACGGACCTGTCCGTGCTCTGGAACTCCGTGGTCCTCGGGCTGCTGACCGTGCTCGCCTGCGGGGTGACCGGCACGGCGCTGGCCTTTTTCGTGCATTATTTCGAATTCCCCTTGCGCGGTGTGGTGGACAAGATCCTGCTCCTGCCGGTGATGATGCCGGGGATCATCATCGTCTTCGCCTTCGTCCAGCTCTACGGCGAGAGCGGGCTGGTGACCAAGACCGTGGAGACGTGGCTGGGGCTGGGCTCCCCGCCGTGGGACTTCGCCGGGCTGCCGGGCATCCTGTTCGTGCACACCTACACCCAGTACGTCTATTTCTACATCGCGGTATCCCTGGCCATTCGGCACATCGACGGCTCGGTGGTGGAGAGCGCGCGCGCCCTGGGCG
It encodes the following:
- a CDS encoding protein phosphatase 2C domain-containing protein, yielding MRIDTVFEQGTGLLNEDFLVVDKNLFGVFDGATSLSPARFGHGLTGGYLASTVAGSAFRGSDRPLGELADRANRAIMEAMLKHGVDLDDRANLWSTSAAVVRVLEDRFEWVQIGDCLVMTLLEDGSHRVHCAEFNHDLETLTLWREASCGSEGAILDVMHEQIVKVRRGMNVTYGVFNGEPAAMDFLNAGSLPLEGVTDILLFTDGLFIPKRDPGEREDFHLFAELFRAGGLRGVLDHIRSTEAEDAACTRYPRFKVHDDVAAISIAL
- a CDS encoding ABC transporter ATP-binding protein, which produces MDEVVLRGVTRTFGSTTACADVDLSVGRGELFTFLGPSGCGKTTILRLIAGFLTPQSGAILLGGRDITGLPPEKREVGMVFQNYALFPYLTVARNVEYGLRVRRRTKAEIRATVARYLDMVGLSGFEERRIDELSGGEQQRVALARSLAVEPRVLLLDEPLSNLDARLRDHTREELRNLQRELGITTIFVTHDQNEALTLSDRIAVFDRGRVVQTGTPAEIYGRPRNGFVAGFVGDTNLIEAAWRDGLAVTPDGLTVRAETSGPGRYVAVRPQDVRLSPPDTPPSPGDDNAFEGLVTDAQLNGVWIDYRVRVGDMVLRAAALNTLADGFAPRPGDRVRVSFAARSAMVLEE
- a CDS encoding extracellular solute-binding protein gives rise to the protein MKRIFCLLSSLALVVLCASAALAAKLEDKVVVYSTHGESLLEAVADAFEAKTGVAVEFLNLKGELADRVRAEKANPQSDVMYGGPSSVYQELQAEDLFEPFTPTWAAKVNPLFKDKDGYWIGTIQTPVLLFYNTEMLTAAEAPKDWKDLAAPRYKGMLVFRNALSSSARATYSALLQQYEKKGELDKGWAFLKAVDANTKRYYGSGSLLFQAVGRKEAAISFSVLNDIIDNMTKNKMPLQFIDATSGSPVITDGIALIRHAKHPEAAKAFVEFAGSAEVQAMLARKFNRMPTLPDALADAPAWMGKVKFKAMDVNWGELASRQSAWMQKWDAEVKDSAKDKK